A window from Salarias fasciatus chromosome 11, fSalaFa1.1, whole genome shotgun sequence encodes these proteins:
- the LOC115396467 gene encoding NLR family CARD domain-containing protein 3-like, which yields MSSAQQLLRSHRDVLLNWTCDHPAPLLRWLRDAGVLSPSDYLSVLERTPSNAVAQALETACATEDNSKKFLLVLRDVQDYYCRDLQDWVGNHCRNDIISKPHVVPGEVGPAEDEITSKKSLKPNIRVSISAHKTTLLKRTEQFKCYSEGSADASNSASHIEIRYTDLFVTEDDDFVDNSQHEYFALERRRARIYVHQACQRIRPCDLFSPQETSGRAPKRVKVKGIAGIGKSVAMQRLVYEWAIGKNMREFTCIFDLRFRELNLTDTPLSLLDLLQERFRYLKEALPDLLASPETLLFILDGLDEFKFPLDWKSQGKNVNVGSKVSVSELMVALIKGSLLPQASVILTTRPSTEAPKNFFQRCCVVLGFEEDQVKEYTEKFYNDNQVAAKVCEYIVNNDNIFALSFIPLYCYIICTAMAEFFSSSAQTDGDFSSLEVNPPRTVSEVYFCYLFTVIKHHALKGSAGRTTPRSEVLALAKQQLTNLGKLAYQNLLQTKIIFSREDLKNYGVTPADIQSTFLCPHKEETVETFSFFHLTVQEHLAALYCATNLFSQEDIMQALDLWCFGIHPSSSTVALLRSNDLNMDKLENLQMFTRFFMGMLRARLAGQLEGLIDPTVKRVDDIPTRLGLWFQNQFKERKLKNQTTLNLLHCLMEFHIEETTSIAAPEIKTLNLFKMKLSVVDCAAMHYVLQFSPHSLKELNLGYSNIGNRGLDKLGPILHRCECLYLRYNCLDKQAAVLESEVLKSNQCQVKKLYMCGNNLGPEGVLKLWNALEHNTTVEELYLDITGITERGTENIANSLSKNTSLKTLTIVGNDIGEEGRRRLRDLEQCRPDLRIIANFVDDLGLLQAYLDWVEEIQVDRDQMDSVKNADALQSVLNGLRVAGVEKGENAEKAKELQTKIEELLKFSTDLMGKK from the exons ATGAGCTCAGCTCAGCAGCTGCTCCGGTCTCACAGAGATGTGCTGCTGAACTGGACGTGTGACCATCCGGCGCCCCTGCTGCGTTGGCTCCGTGATGCTGGGGTGCTCTCCCCCTCCGACTACCTGTCTGTGCTGGAGAGGACACCTTCTAATGCTGTGGCCcaggcactggagactgcatgtgCCACTGAGGACAACAGCAAAAAATTCCTGCTGGTGCTGAGGGACGTTCAGGATTATTACTGCAGAGACCTGCAGGACTGGGTGGGGAACCACTGCAGAAATGATATCATCAGTAAACCACATGTTGTACCTGGAGAGGTTGGACCTG CTGAAGATGAAATAACATCTAAGAAGAGTCTGAAGCCCAACATCAGAG TTTCCATTTCTGCTCATAAAACAACCTTGCTGAAACGCACAGAGCAGTTTAAGTGTTACTCAGAGGGAAGCGCAGATGCTTCAAACTCTGCTTCTCACATCGAGATCCGCTACACCGACCTGTTCGTGACAGAAGATGACGACTTTGTCGACAATAGCCAACACGAATACTTTGCCTTAGAGCGCAGGCGAGCCCGTATCTATGTCCACCAGGCCTGTCAGCGCATCCGACCATGCGATCTCTTCAGCCCCCAAGAAACATCAGGACGGGCCCCCAAAAGGGTGAAGGTGAAAGGTATTGCAGGGATTGGAAAGAGCGTGGCGATGCAGAGGCTGGTTTATGAGTGGGCCATTGGGAAGAACATGCGTGAATTCACCTGTATTTTTGACCTGCGCTTCAGAGAGCTCAATCTGACTGACACGCCACTGAGTTTACTGGATCTGCTCCAGGAGCGATTTCGGTATCTGAAGGAAGCTCTGCCTGATCTTTTGGCCTCACCAGAAACTTTGCTCTTCATCTTGGATGGGTTGGATGAGTTCAAATTCCCTTTGGACTGGAAGAGCCAGGGCAAGAACGTCAACGTGGGCTCAAAGGTGTCAGTGTCAGAGCTGATGGTGGCTTTAATCAAAGGAAGTCTTCTTCCACAAGCGTCGGTCATTCTCACAACAAGGCCTTCCACTGAGGCTCCCAAGAATTTCTTCCAGAGATGTTGTGTGGTTCTTGGCTTCGAGGAGGACCAGGTGAAGGAATACACTGAAAAGTTCTACAACGACAACCAAGTTGCAGCAAAGGTCTGCGAGTACATAGTGAACAACGACAACATTTTTGCTCTGTCCTTCATTCCGCTTTATTGCTACATCATCTGCACTGCTATGGCAGAGTTCTTCAGTTCATCAGCTCAAACTGACGGTGACTTCAGTTCTCTTGAGGTAAACCCTCCCAGAACAGTCAGCGAGGTGTATTTCTGCTACCTCTTCACTGTCATCAAGCACCATGCGCTGAAGGGCAGCGCAGGAAGAACCACACCTAGATCTGAGGTTCTTGCTCTGGCCAAGCAGCAGCTGACAAACCTGGGTAAGCTGGCTtaccaaaacctgctgcagaccAAGATCATATTCAGCAGAGAGGATTTGAAGAACTACGGCGTCACTCCCGCTGATATTCAGAGCACTTTTCTCTGTCCTCACAAAGAAGAGACTGTGGAGacgttttctttcttccacctGACTGTTCAAGAGCATCTAGCTGCCCTCTACTGTGCCACCAACCTCTTCAGTCAAGAGGACATAATGCAGGCTCTGGACTTGTGGTGCTTTGGGATACATCCGTCATCCTCCACTGTTGCACTCCTGCGAAGCAACGACCTCAACATGGACAAGCTGGAGAACCTCCAGATGTTCACTCGCTTCTTCATGGGAATGCTTCGAGCTCGGCTTGCAGGTCAGCTGGAAGGCCTCATTGATCCAACTGTGAAACGTGTGGACGACATCCCCACCAGGCTGGGACTGTGGTTTCAAAACCAGTTTAaggaaagaaaactgaaaaaccaaacaacacTGAATCTTCTCCACTGCTTAATGGAGTTCCACATAGAGGAGACCACCAGCATCGCAGCACCAGAGATCAAGACACTCAACCTTTTCAAAATGAAGCTGAGTGTTGTTGACTGTGCGGCCATGCACTACGTGTTGCAGTTTTCTCCCCACAGTCTAAAGGAGTTGAACTTGGGTTACTCCAACATTGGAAACAGAGGACTCGACAAGCTGGGACCGATATTACATCGCTGTGAATGTCTCTA TTTGAGATACAACTGTCTGGACAAGCAAGCGGCAGTTTTGGAATCTGAAGTTCTGAAATCGAATCAGTGCCAAGTCAAGAAGCTCTA CATGTGTGGCAATAACCTGGGTCCAGAGGGTGTTTTGAAGCTGTGGAATGCTTTGGAACACAACACCACTGTGGAGGAACTCTATCTGGATATCACCGGCATCACagagagaggaacagaaaacatCGCCAACAGCCTCAGCAAAAACACTTCTCTGAAGACGCTGAC CATTGTTGGGAATGACAtcggagaggaggggaggaggaggctgagggacCTGGAACAATGCCGACCGGATCTAAGGATCATTGCAAACTTTGTGGATGACCTCGGTTTGCTGCAGGCCTAcctggactgggtggaggagatccaGGTAGACAGAGACCAGATGGACTCGGTGAAGAATGCAGACGCCCTGCAGTCGGTGCTGAATGGGCTCCGGGTGGCAGGAGTGGAGAAAGGAGAAAACGCAGAGAAGGCCAAGGAGCTCCAGACAAAGATTGAGGAGTTACTGAAGTTTTCCACAGATCTGATGGGAAAGAAATAA
- the LOC115396806 gene encoding B-cell receptor CD22-like, whose amino-acid sequence MHADTVFLSCAVIFAACWRTIQAVSPVPSVPDRVRALAGSCVVIPCSFTPPAPHPLRGRKQRVDVRLRFRGGGQFFPLRSTAFNSQDRDQVSRDFQGRTSLFGRIADGDCSVKIERIRQDDPQAFEVALKAGDDLLWGKPQNFKLDVTDTPEAPVVSGMLSATEGQQVTLNCSVSFNCPSRPPALQWRWERGSLLNDTEPGEVQTLHTDPHRLTLLASLSFTVSHQVKPRLKCEADYPGAKTLTTSRDLHVTFSPKDVKVQVQTLTVHEGGSALLTCSCKADPPVTEYRWSYTQHGHTVHPHQRTHTIRVFNVTRDMRLRCSAQNLIGRGESSPTALNIQYKPAILRLSSTCTVEDSKVLCSCSVDSNPRPAVTWSVNGTVPPQDYNLSATSEPNLLTATLTGYMDRPQTVICFAFNAVGNDSLVLLQGGKETAPLLWLVLPALAICLVLSLLSILVYCCRKKTKKHVLNRHPAVYPEGMGIYQDRMPLYINCTEVTHIYTNGSYQLVYQNCTPLFVHTKQMRPMGRRGGERRRGREVGGMDRHAGLGVRRTREVQNTVADADTAIYLEIL is encoded by the exons ATGCATGCAGACACCGTCTTTCTTTCCTGTGCTGTGATTTTTG CAGCCTGTTGGAGGACGATACAGGCCGTCTCTCCTGTCCCCTCGGTCCCCGACCGTGTCCGGGCCCTGGCGGGCTCCTGTGTGGTGATTCCCTGCTCCTtcacacctccagctcctcatcctctcagagggaggaagcagagggtGGATGTGCGGCTGAGATTCAGAGGCGGAGGCCAATTTTTTCCCCTCCGAAGCACAGCTTTCAACAGTCAGGACAGAGATCAAGTGAGCCGCGACTTCCAAGGCCGGACGTCCCTCTTTGGACGAATTGCAGATGGCGACTGCTCGGTGAAGATCGAAAGGATCAGACAGGATGACCCTCAGGCTTTTGAGGTTGCTCTGAAGGCAGGAGATGACTTGCTCTGGGGAAAGCCACAAAACTTCAAGCTGGATGTTACTG ACACACCTGAGGCTCCTGTGGTCAGCGGCATGTTGTCTGCCACAGAGGGGCAGCAGGTCACTCTGAACTGCTCCGTCAGCTTTAACTGCCCCTCCAGGCCTCCGGCCCTGCAGTGGAGATGGGAGCGAGGGAGTCTGCTGAACGACACCGAGCCTGGAGAAGTGCAGACCCTCCACACCGACCCCCACAGGCTGACGTTACTggcctctctctccttcaccgTCTCACACCAGGTGAAGCCCAGGCTCAAATGTGAGGCCGATTACCCAGGAGCCAAAACTTTAACCACGTCCAGGGATCTTCACGTCACAT TCTCACCTAAAGACGTGAAGGTGCAGGTGCAGACCCTGACCGTGCACGAGGGGGGCAGCGCCTTACTAACATGCTCATGTAAAGCCGATCCTCCAGTGACGGAGTACCGCTGGTCCTACACACAACACGGCCACACCGTGCACCCCCACCAGCGGACGCACACGATCCGGGTGTTCAACGTGACCCGGGACATGAGGCTCCGCTGTTCAGCTCAGAACCTGATTGGTCGTGGAGAGTCGAGTCCCACAGCCCTGAACATACAGT ATAAGCCAGCCATCCTCCggctctcctccacctgcactgTGGAGGATTCTAAggtgctctgcagctgctcggtCGACTCCAACCCCAGACCTGCCGTAACCTGGAGCGTCAACGGGACTGTTCCACCTCAGGATTACAACCTGTCTGCCACATCAGAGCCCAACCTGCTGACGGCGACTTTAACAGGCTACATGGACAGACCTCAGACGgtgatttgttttgctttcaatGCAGTGGGAAACGACTCGCTGGTTTTGCTGCAGGGAGGCAAAG AAACAGCCCCTCTGCTGTGGTTGGTTCTGCCTGCTCTGGCCATCTGCCTGGTATTATCGCTTCTGTCTATTCTTGTCTACTGCTGCCGGAAGAAAACTAAAAA ACATGTCCTGAATCGACATCCTGCTGTTTACCCTGAGGGAATGGGGATTTATCAGGACAGGATGCCCCTTTACATCAACTGCACGGAAGTGACGCACATTTACACCAATGGCAGCTACCAGCTTGTGTACCAGAACTGCACTCCTCTTTTTGTCCATACCAAGCAG ATGCGTCCGATGGGAAGAAGAGGtggggagagaagaagaggtaGAGAAGTTGGAGGAATGGACAGACATGCTGGTCTGGGAGTCAGACGAACAAGAGAGGTCCAGAACACTGTGGCAGATGCAGATACAGCCATCTACCTGGAGATCCTTTGA